One Rossellomorea aquimaris DNA window includes the following coding sequences:
- a CDS encoding FAD-dependent oxidoreductase, with translation MSEILKTDIVIIGGGIGGCTAALAASKRGHRVIMTEETDWIGGQLTSQAVPPDEHQWIEQFGCTKTYRQFRNRVKDYYRSHYPLKEEVRQNDRLNPGNGWVSRLCHEPKVALTVLQEMLVPYTSSGRLQIYTNYKAIQASVEGDDVFSVTVQHTENEKRMKLEGQYYLDATEVGDLLPLAGVEYVTGAESKRDTGELHAPEEARPQDMQSFTYVFAVDYVEGGNFVIEKPEKYDFWKDYQAPFLQHKQLSWFAPDAHTGGSKEFAMFHHEDIWGLWDYRRIIDPSLFQKGTYDGDISLINWPQNDYWSGSIIDVNDEEYERHIHESKQLSLSLLYWLQTEAPRPDGGKGYPGVRLRGDILGTEDGLAKYPYIRESRRIKAVTTVVEEHINANVRGDQGIEHFEDSVGIGCYRIDLHPTTETNTFFYAESYPFEIPLGALLPVRVNNVLPACKNIGSTHITNGCFRVHPVEWNIGESAGYLAAFAIEKGVLPRKVREDKVLLEEFQEMLIQDGIELRWPEVGPI, from the coding sequence ATGTCAGAGATTTTAAAAACAGATATTGTCATCATTGGTGGAGGAATCGGCGGTTGTACTGCCGCTTTAGCTGCCTCAAAACGCGGACATAGAGTCATTATGACAGAGGAAACGGATTGGATTGGCGGACAGTTGACCAGCCAAGCGGTCCCGCCGGATGAACATCAGTGGATTGAACAATTCGGCTGTACCAAAACGTATCGTCAATTTCGGAATCGGGTCAAAGACTATTACCGGTCGCACTACCCTTTAAAAGAAGAAGTTCGTCAAAATGACAGGCTGAATCCCGGAAATGGCTGGGTCAGCAGGCTATGTCATGAGCCGAAAGTGGCTCTTACCGTTCTTCAGGAGATGCTCGTTCCTTATACGAGTAGTGGGAGGTTACAGATCTACACCAACTACAAAGCCATTCAGGCCTCCGTTGAAGGAGATGATGTTTTCTCTGTAACTGTTCAACATACCGAAAATGAGAAGAGAATGAAGCTGGAGGGACAATATTATCTGGATGCAACAGAAGTAGGGGATTTACTTCCTTTAGCTGGTGTTGAATATGTGACAGGTGCCGAATCCAAACGGGATACAGGAGAGCTCCACGCACCAGAAGAGGCAAGACCACAGGATATGCAGTCGTTTACCTATGTGTTTGCCGTGGATTATGTAGAGGGTGGGAATTTCGTAATCGAAAAACCGGAGAAGTATGATTTCTGGAAAGATTACCAGGCACCATTCCTGCAACACAAGCAGCTAAGCTGGTTCGCACCCGATGCCCATACGGGAGGTTCGAAGGAATTCGCCATGTTTCATCATGAAGACATCTGGGGACTGTGGGATTACCGTCGCATCATAGACCCGTCTTTATTTCAGAAGGGAACGTATGATGGGGATATTTCGTTAATCAACTGGCCACAGAACGATTATTGGTCAGGCTCGATCATTGACGTCAATGATGAAGAGTATGAAAGACATATTCATGAATCTAAACAATTAAGTCTATCACTTCTTTATTGGCTGCAAACCGAAGCGCCAAGACCGGATGGTGGAAAAGGGTATCCGGGCGTGCGTCTGCGAGGGGATATTTTAGGAACAGAGGATGGTCTGGCCAAGTATCCTTATATTCGTGAATCAAGGAGGATCAAGGCCGTCACGACTGTTGTGGAAGAGCATATCAATGCCAATGTCAGAGGCGATCAAGGCATCGAGCACTTTGAAGACTCCGTCGGAATCGGCTGCTACCGGATCGATCTTCATCCGACGACAGAAACAAATACTTTTTTCTATGCAGAAAGCTATCCGTTTGAAATTCCATTAGGTGCGTTGCTGCCGGTAAGAGTGAACAATGTATTACCTGCGTGTAAGAATATTGGCTCCACTCATATTACGAACGGCTGCTTCCGTGTTCATCCCGTGGAATGGAATATCGGTGAATCAGCTGGGTATCTGGCCGCCTTTGCCATTGAAAAGGGAGTTCTCCCTCGCAAGGTGAGAGAGGATAAAGTGTTGTTGGAAGAATTTCAAGAGATGCTTATACAGGATGGTATTGAATTGCGCTGGCCTGAGGTAGGACCCATCTGA
- a CDS encoding family 10 glycosylhydrolase, giving the protein MKKWSIGKKLVMSTMIIALVAPASIQAEVNEGEATKVINEDGTSITVDAENDRNNTNKLVLFDPTFSYFTETNGSSYEVVLEKDEGTSYHVVESGKGDSAIPEDGVVLSTGPQSTEDILNFLKSLDEDETVQIIEPVERTYSNVLDDVDPTDESNPEGAPFPGNRGANQLLLYTPAFGNSTGTNPYGYEITVTEGVVTKIGGGDSAIPANGFVVSGHGTEAEYLKKAEIGMKVTYDSEGNIDLIRDASTYIFKSEQNLDEAKQSIAHAEENYIDAAFDKANASVKMAEELLQKADGIKNENPQKALEYTEQATQAAYDAYYYSLPSEAGEQRAIWYRPEEKDLDDVLTTLDRMEKAGFNSLYLETTFWGYTIFPSDTMEDYGLPKQHPNFADQEYGKYGSDILKAFIEEGKERGITVQSWTDGFMIGHSSLGLPSQFKKYPEWSAVQRNDEPGTPGSDSSSNYYWLDIANPVVQEFMLEIYKEQQEDYQITGVNIDYMRYPHHSFDKSYGFSASNRERFEEEFGVDPMNLQESDELWEQWELWLREQENAFVEKLHDQSKGIDPAFMMTATPEPGPEAVLISDWVEDIDGVIPQAYGHDFNSIQSTVVASKKLTPPSMMYYTGIYSFYHHLGEKAAVNDVLAAAYGTSGVNMFAFGQASAPSVDALGKGPWRSPAVNPGETPKEAVLATVKQLKDQTVSIYVPKGAINKEEGKELENNLRKWEKMMERPDQSLEMEKVEEEFEKTVELVNSMDSLNETVKERVLEKINKVHKWLNYYYEKQQ; this is encoded by the coding sequence ATGAAGAAGTGGTCAATAGGTAAGAAATTGGTGATGTCGACGATGATCATCGCACTGGTAGCCCCTGCATCCATTCAAGCGGAGGTGAATGAAGGGGAAGCGACGAAAGTAATCAATGAAGATGGGACCAGCATCACGGTAGATGCAGAAAATGATCGCAACAATACGAATAAGCTTGTTCTATTTGATCCGACGTTCAGCTATTTTACCGAAACGAATGGATCGAGTTATGAAGTGGTCCTGGAGAAGGATGAAGGCACAAGTTATCATGTTGTCGAGTCAGGCAAAGGAGACAGTGCAATCCCTGAAGATGGTGTCGTCCTTTCCACTGGTCCACAATCAACAGAAGACATTCTGAACTTCCTAAAAAGCCTGGATGAAGATGAAACAGTACAGATTATTGAACCTGTCGAGAGAACCTACTCCAATGTGCTTGATGACGTTGACCCTACAGATGAATCGAATCCGGAAGGAGCACCGTTCCCTGGTAACCGAGGGGCAAACCAATTGCTTCTGTATACACCTGCCTTTGGGAATAGTACAGGAACGAATCCTTATGGATATGAAATTACCGTAACGGAGGGGGTTGTCACCAAAATTGGAGGCGGAGACAGTGCCATTCCTGCTAATGGATTTGTAGTGAGCGGCCATGGTACAGAGGCAGAATACCTTAAAAAAGCCGAAATTGGCATGAAGGTAACATATGATTCTGAAGGAAATATAGACTTGATTCGTGATGCGTCCACGTATATTTTTAAAAGTGAACAAAATCTTGATGAAGCGAAGCAAAGTATCGCTCATGCAGAAGAAAACTACATCGATGCAGCGTTTGACAAAGCGAATGCCTCTGTAAAGATGGCAGAAGAGCTTCTTCAAAAAGCAGATGGGATCAAAAACGAAAACCCGCAAAAAGCATTAGAGTATACCGAGCAAGCCACCCAGGCTGCTTACGATGCTTACTACTATTCCCTTCCATCTGAAGCTGGCGAGCAGAGAGCCATCTGGTACCGTCCTGAAGAGAAAGATTTAGATGATGTCCTCACTACATTGGATCGTATGGAAAAAGCGGGATTCAATTCCTTATATCTTGAAACAACATTCTGGGGATATACAATCTTCCCGAGTGACACAATGGAAGACTACGGATTGCCAAAGCAACATCCAAATTTCGCTGACCAAGAATATGGAAAGTACGGATCAGATATCCTGAAAGCCTTTATTGAAGAAGGAAAGGAACGGGGCATTACGGTTCAATCTTGGACAGATGGCTTTATGATCGGTCATAGCAGCCTTGGACTTCCGTCTCAATTCAAAAAGTACCCTGAGTGGAGCGCGGTTCAACGGAATGATGAGCCCGGAACACCTGGAAGCGACTCAAGCAGTAATTATTATTGGTTAGACATTGCCAATCCAGTGGTACAAGAATTCATGCTGGAAATCTATAAAGAACAACAGGAAGACTACCAAATCACCGGTGTTAACATCGACTATATGCGCTATCCGCACCATTCTTTTGATAAGAGTTATGGATTCAGTGCATCGAACCGTGAACGTTTTGAAGAAGAATTCGGTGTAGACCCTATGAATCTACAAGAATCTGATGAACTATGGGAACAATGGGAGCTTTGGTTACGTGAACAAGAGAATGCTTTCGTGGAGAAGCTTCATGATCAGAGTAAAGGAATCGACCCTGCATTTATGATGACGGCTACCCCTGAGCCGGGTCCTGAAGCCGTATTGATCAGCGACTGGGTTGAGGATATCGATGGCGTCATCCCGCAGGCATATGGCCATGATTTCAATAGTATCCAGTCTACCGTTGTAGCAAGTAAGAAGCTGACACCACCTTCTATGATGTATTACACAGGAATCTATTCCTTCTATCATCATCTGGGTGAAAAAGCAGCCGTGAACGACGTACTTGCTGCCGCCTATGGAACATCAGGAGTAAACATGTTTGCCTTTGGTCAGGCAAGTGCTCCTTCTGTGGATGCTCTTGGGAAAGGTCCATGGAGAAGCCCGGCCGTCAATCCTGGAGAGACTCCGAAAGAAGCTGTACTTGCTACGGTAAAACAACTGAAAGATCAGACAGTATCCATTTATGTTCCAAAGGGAGCTATCAATAAAGAAGAAGGAAAAGAGCTCGAGAACAACCTGCGTAAGTGGGAGAAGATGATGGAACGGCCGGATCAATCGTTAGAGATGGAAAAAGTAGAAGAAGAGTTTGAGAAGACGGTTGAATTGGTGAATTCAATGGATAGTTTGAATGAAACAGTAAAGGAACGTGTATTAGAAAAGATTAACAAGGTGCATAAGTGGTTGAATTATTATTATGAGAAACAGCAGTAA
- a CDS encoding ROK family protein, producing the protein MTLRIGVDLGGTNIRAALLDEKGTILREVREKTEAHLGPVRIIAKLISLVERVKGEEKVRGIGIGCPGPLEAKTGIILSPPNLPGWDMIPLASMVEEHFQLPVKVDNDANVAAVAEAVLGAGSGCESVYYLTVSTGVGGGFVINGKVFQGANGYAGEVGNMIVVPNGIKHPALNAGALETLASGTAIGVAGKAKGIHGGAEAVFREAKALNKVAQTIVDEAIEYLAIAIANLTHAINPEVFVVGGGVMNSEEQVLLPLRDKVKEYVYPGLKDSVNIIPAKLGSNSGVIGAGFII; encoded by the coding sequence ATGACGTTAAGGATCGGTGTCGATTTAGGCGGGACCAATATTAGAGCGGCTCTTCTCGACGAAAAGGGAACGATTCTCAGGGAAGTAAGGGAGAAAACAGAGGCACATTTGGGACCAGTCAGGATCATTGCGAAATTGATTTCATTAGTGGAGCGTGTCAAAGGAGAAGAGAAGGTGAGGGGGATCGGGATCGGGTGTCCGGGCCCTCTGGAAGCGAAAACGGGCATCATCCTTTCTCCTCCCAATCTTCCGGGATGGGACATGATTCCATTGGCATCGATGGTAGAAGAGCATTTTCAATTACCCGTGAAGGTGGATAATGATGCGAATGTGGCAGCAGTGGCCGAAGCGGTACTAGGAGCAGGTTCCGGGTGTGAAAGTGTGTATTACTTAACCGTGAGCACAGGAGTCGGCGGGGGATTTGTCATCAATGGAAAGGTATTTCAAGGAGCGAACGGATACGCCGGAGAGGTCGGGAACATGATTGTCGTTCCAAACGGGATCAAGCACCCGGCTTTAAATGCAGGAGCACTCGAAACCCTTGCAAGCGGCACTGCTATTGGAGTAGCCGGCAAAGCTAAGGGAATTCACGGCGGAGCGGAGGCAGTTTTCCGGGAAGCCAAAGCTTTAAATAAGGTTGCTCAGACAATTGTTGATGAGGCCATTGAGTATCTGGCTATAGCCATTGCCAACCTGACGCATGCGATTAATCCTGAAGTATTCGTAGTGGGTGGTGGAGTGATGAATTCTGAAGAGCAGGTCCTGCTTCCTTTAAGGGATAAGGTAAAAGAATATGTATATCCAGGTTTGAAGGATTCCGTCAACATCATCCCGGCGAAGCTTGGATCGAATTCAGGTGTGATTGGAGCAGGATTTATCATTTAA
- a CDS encoding glycoside hydrolase family 38 C-terminal domain-containing protein — MRKKVTCHIVFQTHWDREWYLPFEVFRHRLVQVMDRIVSGLEAGELKQFVLDGQMAALEDYFDVCEEEMKGRVLHLIEEKKIIIGPWYVLADEFLISGESLIRNLEVGMKLAGQYGESQKVGYLPDTFGHVSQMPQLLKGFGIDNSILWRGIKPGTSEFTWEAPDGSRVFTAFLPEGYYQSLLNEDNVEEQLKTYVEKVMPYTTTSHVLLTNGGDHLMPKHGNLMEQIDDIQDEVEYVSSTYEEFLVNVQAETSADLPVYVGEMRSNEHIYVLPNVLSTRSYLKQQNQEMEDELAGYTEPLASLCSKGKYPQRFLEESWKLLMQNHPHDSICGCSIDEVHREMETRTMMLKQRLESIQMGSLSHAGVQDPMFSGNGLRKPFEDNSVFTVFNPHPRLFTGWVSGEIWLKEDRSFRLKDRDGKLYIPVIKKKRSGRHFASPLDAFPDFKEGTFYDIEFYVENLPATSLSSFSVAEGDYEEFVETNLETVENEFYSIELSGEGTIVLVDKETGRKHAGLQRIYSSLDAGDEYNYSPPVHDVKTYAELFSLPTVRKSSGVQEMTYVLKLETPEGLDKERTGPSEKNVLTTIHITITLRAGDRKMYVDYIIDNHSNDQRLRVQYPLGDSARYTYSDTAFDVVKRKAKTEEELDAPKQKEVPVVVEPSLSFIRAENGFTFYHRGLQEYQVTSLGEQDAFDVTLVRSVGWLSRDDLRTRGGGAGPNMETPEAQCIGQYTFHAAFEFTPDKSLGQVATDAHIYRVPPRIYPGETRENELTGLIEFDNEEVQWSSLRRVADGVELRLWNPTDVVQAVTFKSHAESIERVDFLHARVKAVDNVTDQINPKEITTFLLKGM; from the coding sequence ATGAGAAAAAAAGTCACGTGTCATATCGTCTTTCAAACCCACTGGGACCGGGAATGGTATTTGCCATTTGAAGTATTTCGACATCGATTGGTACAAGTGATGGATCGGATCGTTTCAGGTCTTGAAGCAGGTGAGCTGAAGCAATTCGTCCTGGATGGTCAAATGGCCGCTTTAGAGGATTACTTTGACGTTTGTGAAGAAGAAATGAAGGGAAGAGTGCTCCATTTAATAGAGGAAAAGAAAATCATTATTGGCCCATGGTATGTTCTCGCGGATGAGTTCCTGATAAGTGGTGAGTCCCTGATCCGGAATCTTGAAGTGGGGATGAAGCTGGCCGGTCAGTATGGGGAATCCCAGAAGGTCGGTTACTTACCGGATACATTCGGTCACGTGAGCCAGATGCCTCAGCTATTAAAAGGCTTCGGAATTGATAACTCGATTTTATGGCGTGGTATTAAACCCGGGACGTCTGAATTTACCTGGGAGGCACCAGATGGCTCCCGGGTCTTTACGGCATTTTTGCCGGAAGGGTACTATCAGTCATTATTGAATGAAGACAATGTAGAAGAGCAATTGAAGACATATGTTGAGAAGGTCATGCCTTATACGACGACTTCTCATGTTCTGTTAACCAACGGCGGCGACCACTTGATGCCGAAGCATGGAAATCTGATGGAACAGATCGATGATATCCAAGATGAAGTGGAGTATGTATCTAGTACGTATGAAGAATTCTTAGTCAACGTCCAGGCCGAGACTTCAGCTGATCTCCCCGTGTATGTGGGGGAAATGAGAAGTAATGAACATATCTATGTTCTTCCGAATGTACTTTCTACGAGAAGCTATCTAAAGCAGCAGAATCAGGAGATGGAAGACGAGCTGGCAGGATACACCGAACCGCTTGCCTCTCTTTGCAGCAAAGGGAAGTATCCGCAGCGGTTCTTAGAGGAATCTTGGAAACTGTTAATGCAGAATCACCCCCATGACAGCATATGTGGTTGCAGTATCGATGAGGTCCATCGGGAGATGGAAACGAGGACGATGATGCTGAAGCAGAGACTGGAGTCTATCCAAATGGGTTCCCTTTCTCATGCCGGGGTCCAGGATCCGATGTTTTCAGGAAACGGATTGAGAAAGCCCTTTGAAGATAATAGCGTGTTTACAGTCTTCAACCCTCATCCAAGATTGTTCACCGGTTGGGTTTCGGGAGAGATCTGGCTTAAAGAAGATAGGTCGTTCCGATTGAAAGATCGCGATGGAAAGCTGTATATCCCGGTCATCAAGAAGAAACGGAGCGGAAGACATTTTGCTTCGCCTCTCGATGCGTTTCCTGATTTTAAAGAAGGTACCTTTTACGACATTGAGTTTTATGTTGAGAATCTCCCGGCAACCTCCCTTTCGAGCTTCAGCGTAGCAGAGGGGGATTACGAGGAATTTGTGGAAACAAATCTCGAGACCGTTGAAAATGAGTTTTACTCTATTGAATTGAGTGGGGAAGGAACCATTGTGTTAGTAGATAAAGAGACAGGCAGGAAGCATGCTGGATTACAACGCATCTATAGTTCGCTGGACGCAGGTGACGAGTACAACTACTCCCCACCGGTTCACGATGTGAAGACGTACGCTGAGCTATTTTCTTTACCAACCGTGAGGAAGTCCTCCGGCGTTCAAGAAATGACCTATGTGCTGAAGCTTGAAACACCTGAGGGACTGGATAAGGAAAGAACCGGTCCATCTGAAAAAAACGTCCTAACCACGATACATATCACGATTACCTTACGCGCTGGTGATCGAAAGATGTATGTGGACTACATCATCGATAATCACTCGAATGATCAACGTCTTCGCGTTCAATATCCTCTAGGAGATTCCGCCCGGTACACGTATAGCGATACAGCATTTGATGTGGTGAAGCGAAAAGCGAAGACAGAGGAAGAATTGGATGCTCCAAAGCAGAAAGAAGTTCCAGTGGTAGTCGAACCTTCTCTTTCTTTCATTCGGGCTGAAAATGGGTTCACTTTCTATCATCGTGGTTTACAGGAATACCAGGTTACAAGCTTAGGAGAACAAGATGCTTTTGATGTTACGTTGGTCAGGAGTGTCGGCTGGCTGTCCCGGGATGATCTCAGAACCCGCGGCGGAGGGGCCGGTCCGAATATGGAAACGCCTGAAGCTCAATGTATCGGACAATATACGTTTCATGCTGCCTTTGAATTTACCCCTGATAAAAGTCTGGGCCAGGTAGCAACGGATGCTCACATCTACCGTGTACCGCCCAGGATTTATCCCGGGGAAACAAGAGAAAATGAGTTAACGGGTTTGATAGAATTCGATAATGAAGAAGTGCAGTGGAGCTCACTTAGACGAGTGGCTGATGGAGTGGAGCTGCGTTTATGGAATCCTACAGATGTGGTTCAGGCTGTGACGTTTAAGTCCCATGCTGAGAGTATAGAGCGAGTTGATTTTCTGCATGCACGAGTGAAAGCAGTAGATAACGTTACGGATCAGATTAACCCGAAAGAAATCACTACTTTCCTATTAAAAGGAATGTAA
- a CDS encoding MraY family glycosyltransferase, whose amino-acid sequence MITLSLIIVLLTSFTTYIGVKYIIPFAIKINFVDNPNNRKVHKKPMPMLAGAVFSVITLVGILLLSCLNYVSMSMSISLIMAVVMLCTIGFIDDYYKTKSKEFSPFPRLLVQFIAAFLVVQFGDYVTQLDLPLFGYIELSPFLGKLFTMVWIIFIINIINFMDGLDGLAGGMAGIFSFTFLITSILMNQPVSALLSALILGLAIGYLPHNFFPAKIIMGDTGSTLFGFMIGAISVVGAMKTITVITINIPLLILAIPIFDTLFVFLKRIRQGRSIFHADKLHLHHRLLSYGLSQVQVVMLIYFLCISTSATAIFILLAIHF is encoded by the coding sequence ATGATCACATTATCCCTGATTATTGTTCTGTTAACCTCTTTCACTACTTATATAGGGGTAAAATACATTATTCCTTTCGCCATCAAGATCAATTTTGTAGATAACCCCAACAATCGAAAAGTACATAAAAAACCTATGCCTATGCTGGCAGGCGCGGTGTTTTCGGTTATCACTCTTGTTGGCATACTATTATTAAGCTGTTTGAATTATGTAAGTATGAGTATGAGTATTTCATTAATCATGGCGGTTGTCATGCTATGCACAATTGGATTCATAGACGACTATTATAAAACCAAATCAAAAGAATTTTCTCCCTTCCCCAGGTTGCTTGTTCAATTCATCGCGGCTTTTTTGGTCGTTCAATTCGGGGATTATGTAACGCAGCTCGACCTCCCTCTATTCGGCTATATAGAGCTTTCACCTTTCCTTGGAAAACTGTTCACCATGGTGTGGATCATCTTCATCATTAATATCATCAATTTCATGGACGGTCTGGACGGATTGGCAGGTGGAATGGCTGGTATCTTCTCATTTACCTTCCTGATCACGTCCATATTAATGAACCAACCGGTTTCAGCCTTGCTCTCTGCACTCATATTAGGGCTAGCGATTGGCTACTTACCTCATAACTTTTTTCCCGCCAAAATTATTATGGGGGATACGGGGTCAACACTATTTGGCTTTATGATAGGTGCCATCTCCGTCGTCGGGGCCATGAAGACCATTACCGTCATTACCATCAACATCCCACTATTAATATTGGCCATTCCAATCTTTGATACTCTTTTTGTCTTCTTAAAAAGAATCAGGCAGGGCCGATCCATCTTTCATGCGGATAAACTGCACCTGCACCATAGGCTTCTCAGCTACGGGCTTTCCCAAGTCCAAGTCGTGATGCTCATCTATTTTTTATGTATCAGTACAAGTGCTACGGCTATTTTTATTTTGTTGGCTATTCATTTTTAG
- a CDS encoding YcxB family protein, whose amino-acid sequence MISFFLRYAKYHYRNKLPFIFLAIVLLYVALYIFSGDDITVWFIIPIFFSFLLTLFARKIILKKVLKEFKKEPHYSKHLTYHLMPDGITASYGRSTTYYEWTDIRKVYEKKELFLIYITSYKAMVIPKEYFHNDEDIALLKDTVRNHIPKANLKIL is encoded by the coding sequence GTGATAAGCTTTTTTTTACGATATGCTAAGTATCATTACAGAAATAAGCTCCCTTTCATCTTCCTGGCCATCGTATTACTGTATGTAGCTTTGTATATTTTCTCAGGAGATGATATAACCGTTTGGTTTATTATCCCCATCTTCTTTTCTTTCTTATTAACGCTCTTTGCTAGAAAAATCATTTTAAAGAAGGTCCTGAAAGAATTTAAAAAGGAGCCTCATTATTCCAAACATCTGACCTATCATCTGATGCCGGATGGAATCACTGCCTCTTACGGAAGGTCGACTACTTATTATGAATGGACGGATATTAGAAAGGTTTACGAAAAAAAGGAGTTATTCCTCATTTATATCACGTCATATAAGGCAATGGTGATACCAAAAGAATACTTCCACAATGACGAGGATATCGCTTTACTTAAAGATACGGTAAGAAATCATATACCTAAAGCCAATTTGAAGATCCTATAA
- a CDS encoding DUF4127 family protein codes for MNRKIALLPVDGRPVTRELPKQIASIGNWEVLIPDKGLLGFLKEPGDMAALEKWIWKVAPDVDGFVLSIDMLGYGGLVPSRVCMDGKETIIQRIGILRALKEKYPDKALMAFSSTMRISNSYVNEEEKEYWSDYGVELWEYSYHFHRFEKTGHDDSNRRVRDLQNKIPSDILEDYLSTRLKNYQVNESLLDMVEDKTIDVLVFPQDDTSEYGLNIGEQEELSDRVAQRELFQNVFIYPGADEVANTLVAKMIYQLEQVEFPTFYPIYSGETGALSTAMYEDRPICESVKGQIYAFGGYTVDQGGEADIVFAVNVPGKRQGDLALQKFLGEVDTPHRNIGEWIKRISHYLRQDKLVAVADTAYANGADPRMLPRLLGEIEVSQLAGFGGWNTAGNTLGTVVAQAAMVHLQGKKPSLPQEEVKARILEEMTLRLLDDYVYQSIVRKQVRAGTDESAVSHEELLNRVKELFLKESVTFLTKYGLDFPLKEIYLPWKRTFEIGLGRGDES; via the coding sequence ATGAACAGAAAGATTGCCCTCCTGCCTGTTGATGGTAGACCTGTGACAAGAGAACTTCCAAAGCAGATTGCATCGATCGGAAATTGGGAGGTGCTGATTCCCGATAAAGGCTTACTCGGTTTTTTGAAAGAGCCGGGGGATATGGCTGCACTGGAAAAGTGGATTTGGAAAGTTGCACCTGATGTAGACGGATTTGTACTGTCCATTGATATGCTCGGCTACGGCGGCCTTGTTCCGTCCCGTGTGTGCATGGATGGGAAAGAAACGATCATACAACGAATCGGCATCCTCCGTGCATTAAAAGAGAAATATCCTGATAAAGCATTGATGGCGTTTAGCTCGACTATGCGAATTTCCAATAGCTATGTAAACGAAGAAGAGAAGGAATACTGGAGTGACTATGGAGTCGAGCTTTGGGAGTATTCCTATCATTTTCATCGCTTTGAAAAAACGGGGCATGATGACTCCAATCGAAGGGTTCGGGACTTACAGAATAAAATACCTTCAGACATTCTGGAAGACTATTTATCAACCAGACTGAAAAATTATCAGGTGAATGAATCCCTGTTAGATATGGTAGAAGACAAAACCATTGATGTCCTCGTCTTTCCGCAAGATGATACCTCTGAATATGGGCTTAATATCGGTGAACAGGAAGAGCTCTCAGATAGAGTGGCACAACGGGAATTATTCCAGAACGTATTCATCTATCCCGGAGCCGATGAGGTAGCCAATACGCTTGTGGCAAAGATGATTTATCAACTGGAACAAGTGGAGTTTCCAACCTTTTACCCTATTTATAGTGGAGAAACAGGGGCATTGTCGACTGCAATGTACGAAGACCGTCCGATTTGTGAATCCGTGAAGGGTCAGATTTATGCCTTTGGAGGATATACAGTCGATCAAGGGGGAGAAGCGGATATCGTGTTCGCTGTCAATGTTCCGGGAAAACGCCAAGGAGATCTTGCTCTGCAAAAATTCCTTGGGGAAGTCGATACACCTCATCGCAATATTGGTGAGTGGATCAAGCGCATCTCTCATTACCTCCGCCAGGATAAGCTGGTAGCGGTAGCCGATACCGCCTATGCTAACGGAGCGGACCCGAGAATGCTCCCTAGACTGCTGGGAGAGATAGAGGTTTCCCAATTAGCGGGATTTGGTGGCTGGAATACAGCGGGGAACACTTTGGGCACGGTCGTTGCACAGGCAGCCATGGTCCATTTGCAGGGAAAGAAGCCCTCTCTTCCTCAAGAAGAGGTAAAAGCAAGAATCCTGGAAGAAATGACATTGCGATTATTAGATGACTACGTCTATCAGTCGATTGTCCGAAAGCAAGTGCGTGCGGGGACAGATGAGTCAGCAGTGAGTCATGAAGAGCTTTTGAATCGAGTGAAAGAATTGTTTTTAAAAGAGTCCGTGACGTTTCTTACTAAGTATGGTCTTGATTTCCCCCTTAAAGAAATCTATCTGCCCTGGAAGCGAACCTTTGAGATTGGCTTAGGCAGGGGGGATGAGTCATGA